One genomic window of Leptospira johnsonii includes the following:
- a CDS encoding DUF4062 domain-containing protein — MYFRPRIFLSSVLSLINIRDKVAEILESTGADVMRYENNLTPSSVPATYRQDILEADFIIFIFDKSYGTLTDTGKSGTHEEWELAIEADIPKHVYIKKTTNSESLLKTFFEKEINANYVSYFYYKNDRELLKQVQSRIFTVAREIAINKLDAKYLSSLQIRTLVYEYDYHRALYIIRGMEEILKYEAKGLVNFYETTILTSYFLRWRMQVEHDNQQYFINDELNNSLITLILEFNKFENLHFKNFSGIGKSKTIKLKNIQTTLDFRLLKPHAGADMKKLKKYLNSFLDWYSIFKNEVFSAKEKYDSNN; from the coding sequence ATGTATTTTCGGCCTCGAATATTTTTAAGCTCTGTATTATCTTTGATAAATATTAGAGATAAAGTAGCGGAAATTCTTGAATCTACTGGTGCTGATGTGATGAGGTATGAAAATAATTTAACACCTTCGTCTGTTCCTGCTACATATAGGCAAGATATTCTAGAAGCTGATTTCATTATTTTTATATTTGATAAATCTTACGGTACGCTCACCGATACGGGCAAATCGGGAACACATGAAGAATGGGAGCTGGCTATAGAAGCCGACATTCCTAAACATGTATATATTAAAAAGACTACCAACTCGGAAAGCTTGTTAAAAACCTTTTTCGAGAAGGAAATTAATGCAAATTACGTATCATACTTTTATTACAAGAATGATCGAGAGTTATTAAAACAAGTCCAATCTAGAATATTCACGGTCGCTAGAGAAATAGCAATTAACAAATTGGATGCGAAATACCTTTCTTCGCTTCAAATACGAACTTTAGTTTATGAATATGATTATCACCGAGCTTTATATATAATCCGAGGAATGGAAGAAATATTAAAATATGAGGCCAAAGGTTTGGTAAATTTCTATGAAACAACTATATTAACTTCATATTTTCTTCGTTGGAGGATGCAGGTTGAACATGACAATCAACAGTATTTTATTAATGATGAATTGAATAATAGCTTAATTACTTTGATATTAGAATTTAATAAGTTCGAAAATTTGCATTTTAAGAACTTTTCTGGTATTGGAAAAAGTAAAACTATAAAGCTAAAGAATATTCAGACGACGCTGGATTTTAGGTTATTGAAGCCTCATGCAGGTGCAGATATGAAAAAATTGAAAAAGTATCTTAACTCGTTCTTGGACTGGTATTCTATTTTTAAGAATGAAGTGTTTTCTGCCAAAGAGAAATATGATTCTAACAATTAG
- a CDS encoding AlbA family DNA-binding domain-containing protein, whose protein sequence is MNEEEFVRFLYQSESDSLDFKREQYNFSKASDEDKSELLKDIISMSNSWRKVDGHIILGIAEKAEKPNELSGISEHIDDATLQQFVNSKTNQICNFSYSTFTYDNATFGIIKIPVQKRPIYLKKDYGKLKKNVVYIRRGSSTSEANLEEISLMGVPISGIRKYPEIDINFNDLETGESLGKDVKCRSKIYSISDNIPNYEEAKDSFSYLPKYENRNYYREVFEYIRFFNGYAPLKFQLINKGDIEAKNIKLDLIFLDTDIEIKHDGEKPREPSQSQFMALETVMTGKGEDYFTIERRSNKITAHMEVGILHAKRDLEAIGTLYINPTRERDLYIEARVYCDGVDHPFVSSLKIQFKYKEIRLLWSEFVEKYDQ, encoded by the coding sequence ATGAATGAAGAAGAATTTGTTCGCTTTCTATATCAATCAGAAAGTGATTCTCTAGATTTTAAAAGAGAACAGTATAATTTCTCGAAAGCAAGTGATGAAGATAAATCTGAATTATTGAAAGATATCATATCGATGAGTAATTCTTGGAGAAAGGTCGATGGGCATATTATTCTCGGTATCGCAGAAAAAGCAGAAAAGCCAAATGAGCTCTCGGGGATCTCTGAACACATTGATGACGCAACTCTTCAGCAATTTGTAAATTCTAAAACAAATCAGATATGTAATTTTTCATATAGTACTTTTACATATGATAATGCAACTTTCGGAATAATAAAAATTCCGGTTCAAAAAAGGCCTATATATCTTAAAAAGGATTATGGAAAACTAAAAAAGAATGTCGTCTATATTCGACGTGGCTCTTCAACTAGTGAAGCGAATTTAGAAGAGATAAGCCTAATGGGGGTTCCGATTTCCGGAATAAGAAAATATCCAGAAATAGATATTAATTTTAATGATTTAGAAACTGGGGAAAGCCTTGGAAAAGATGTTAAATGCCGTTCTAAAATATACTCGATAAGTGATAATATTCCTAATTATGAAGAGGCAAAAGACTCGTTTTCGTATTTACCGAAGTATGAAAATCGTAACTATTATCGCGAGGTATTTGAATATATACGCTTTTTTAACGGATATGCTCCTTTAAAATTCCAGTTAATTAATAAAGGGGATATAGAAGCTAAGAATATCAAACTAGATCTTATCTTTTTGGACACCGATATTGAAATTAAACATGACGGCGAAAAACCACGGGAGCCATCACAAAGTCAGTTTATGGCTCTTGAGACAGTTATGACTGGTAAAGGTGAAGATTATTTTACTATTGAAAGAAGAAGTAATAAAATTACTGCACACATGGAAGTAGGAATATTACATGCTAAACGGGATTTAGAAGCTATAGGGACTTTATACATAAATCCTACGCGTGAGCGTGATTTATATATTGAAGCGAGAGTATATTGTGATGGCGTTGATCACCCTTTTGTATCTAGTTTGAAAATTCAATTTAAATATAAAGAAATTCGCTTATTATGGTCAGAGTTTGTTGAAAAGTATGATCAATAA